A part of Acipenser ruthenus chromosome 12, fAciRut3.2 maternal haplotype, whole genome shotgun sequence genomic DNA contains:
- the LOC117417455 gene encoding kinesin-associated protein 3-like isoform X2, with translation MQAEDARYLKRKVKGGNIDVHPTEKALVVHYEVEATILGEMGDTMLGERKECQKVIRLKSLNANTDIASLSRKVVEECKLIHPSKLAEVEQLLFYLQNRRDTPTGKEKKEKKLSKPKDPPPFEGMEIDEVANINDMDDYIELLYEEIPDKVRGSALILQLARNPDNLEELLQNETALGALARVLREDWKQSVELATNIIYVFFCFSSFSQFQGLITHYKIGALCMNIIDHELKRHDLWQEELLKKKKAVEDDPENQTLKKDYEKTYKKYQGLVVKQEQLLRVALYLLLNLAEDTRTELKMRNKNIVHMLVKTLNRDNFELLILVVSFLKKLSIFMENKNDMAEMDIIEKLAKLVPCEHEDLLNITLRLLLNLSFDTGLRNKMVQVGLLPKLTALIENENHKQISMCILYHISIDDRFKSMFAYTDCIPQLMKMLFECSEERMDLELISFCINLAANKRNAQLISEGNGLKMLMKRALKFKDPLLMKMIRNISQHDGPTKNVFIDYVGDLAAQIGPDEEEEFVIECLGTLANLTIPDLDWELVLKEYNLVPYLKDRLKPGSAEDDLMLEVVIMLGTVSMDDSCAAMLAKSGIIPALIELLNAQQEDDEFVCQIVYVFYQMVFHQATRDVIIKDTQAPAYLIDLMHDKNAEIRKVCDNTLDIIAEYDEEWAKKIQSEKFRWHNSQWLEMVENRQMDEGEPYMYGDDGIEPYIHEGDILERPDLFYSADGMIPSDGAISPDFFNDFHVQNGDMVGHQLFTGRCLALTEDLCIVLPRNPLFVPQKITAPTCTLNRL, from the exons ATGCAGGCAGAAGATGCGCGGTATCTAAAAAG GAAAGTGAAGGGAGGGAACATCGATGTCCACCCAACTGAAAAGGCCCTTGTTGTTCATTATGAGGTGGAAGCAACTATTCTTGGGGAGATGGGTGACACCATGCTGGGGGAAAGAAAGGAGTGTCAGAAAGT CATTCGCCTCAAGAGCTTGAATGCCAACACTGACATTGCATCCCTTTCACGGAAGGTAGTGGAGGAGTGTAAGCTAATCCACCCATCTAAACTGGCTGAGGTGGAGCAGCTGCTGTTCTACCTGCAAAACCGAAGGGACACTCCCACTGGGAAAG AAAAGAAAGAGAAGAAGCTGAGCAAACCAAAGGACCCACCTCCCTTCGAGGGGATGGAG ATTGATGAGGTGGCCAACATTAATGACATGGACGATTACATTGAGTTGCTCTATGAAGAAATTCCTGATAAAGTCAGAGGCTCTGCGCTAATCCTACAACTGGCTCGCAACCCTGACAACCTGGAAGAACTGCTGCAAAATG AGACTGCACTAGGGGCTCTGGCAAGAGTCCTAAGGGAAGACTGGAAGCAGAGTGTGGAGCTTGCTACCAACATCATCTATGTATTCTTTTGCTTCTCTAG cttttCACAATTCCAAGGGCTGATCACTCACTATAAAATTGGTGCTCTATGTATGAACATCATTGACCATGAGCTGAAGAGACACGACTTGTGGCAGGAAGAGCTGCTTAAAAAGAAGAAAGCTG TCGAAGATGATCCTGAAAACCAGACCTTGAAAAAAGACTATGAAAAAACATACAAGAAGTACCAAGGACTTGTGGTCAAACAGGAACAGTTATTAAGAG TTGCCCTCTACTTGCTGTTGAACTTGGCTGAAGACACACGCACAGAGCTGAAGATGAGAAACAAGAATATTGTCCATATGCTGGTAAAAACCTTGAACAGAGACAACTTTGAACTCCTCATCCTTGTGGTGTCCTTCCTTAAGAAACTCAGCATTTTTATGGAAAACAAGAATGATATG GCAGAAATGGATATTATTGAGAAACTGGCCAAACTGGTACCATGTGAACACGAGGATCTGCTGAACATCACCCTGCGTCTCCTTCTCAATCTCTCCTTTGACACTGGGCTTCGCAACAAGATGGTCCAAGTGGGGCTGCTACCAAAACTCACTGCACTCATAG AAAATGAAAACCACAAGCAGATATCGATGTGTATTCTCTATCACATCAGTATTGATGATAGATTTAAATCCATGTTTGCATACACAGACTGCATTCCACAG TTGATGAAGATGTTATTTGAATGTTCAGAGGAACGAATGGACCTGGAACTCATTTCATTTTGCATTAACCTGGCTGCTAACAAAAGGAATGCACAATTAATCAGTGAAG GTAACGGGTTGAAGATGCTAATGAAACGAGCATTGAAGTTTAAGGATCCACTTTTGATGAAAATGATTAGAAATATTTCTCAGCACGATGGCCCTACTAAAAACGTTTTtatt GACTATGTAGGAGATCTGGCAGCCCAGATTGGTCCCGATGAGGAGGAGGAATTTGTGATTGAGTGTTTGGGGACGCTTGCCAACCTGACAATCCCAGACCTGGACTGGGAACTTGTACTGAAGGAGTACAACCTGGTTCCCTACCTGAAGGACAGACTCAAACCAG GTTCTGCAGAGGATGACCTGATGTTGGAGGTGGTGATAATGCTGGGGACAGTGTCGATGGATGACTCCTGTGCTGCCATGTTAGCCAAGTCTGGAATTATTCCAGCACTCATTGAACTACTGAATG ccCAGCAGGAGGATGATGAATTTGTTTGCCAGATTGTCTACGTTTTTTACCAGATGGTTTTTCATCAAGCTACCAGAGATGTCATCATCAAAGATACCC AAGCTCCAGCCTATCTCATTGACTTGATGCATGACAAGAATGCAGAGATCAGAAAAGTCTGTGATAACACACTAGACATCATTGCG GAATATGATGAGGAGTGGGCAAAGAAGATCCAGAGTGAGAAGTTCCGCTGGCACAACTCCCAGTGGCTGGAGATGGTAGAGAACCGGCAAATGGATGAGGGTGAGCCCTACATGTATGGAGATGATGGCATCGAGCCATATATCCACGAGGGAGACATACTGGAGAGACCTGACCTCTTCTACAGTGCAG ATGGAATGATTCCTTCTGATGGAGCAATAAGCCCTGATTTCTTTAATGACTTCCACGTACAGAATGGAGACATGGTTGGACATCAACTCTTCACTGGCAG GTGTTTGGCTCTAACTGAAGATTTGTGTATAGTGTTACCAAGAAATCCGCTCTTCGTGCCTCAAAAGATAACAGCCCCCACTTGCACACTCAACAGGTTATAA
- the LOC117417259 gene encoding protein Niban 1-like isoform X1 codes for MGGSSSSLLDANKCNYIRGRAEAELKNFSPHYRRQYAVAFFRQLYDEMEQQRTVQTQLLKHRQHTEPGKVLYEEVVTHYSAELKKWKERYMLVRADYSLESHENYDTFLNGASPKVRLLPAGGAVLTSEDQYTALADRFFPDPSGVSEESAPPMVSMPDQFPVYLWQPYQKHNYFCFHNADSQKSFAAALRDCIRHQNHDYQKKTKCEVRAFLEAVQFYRQEKGHYGSWEMLIGKDVQVLSNLVMEELLPSLQTELLPKMKGKKNDRKRAWFAIVEDAYNVVKSQVSTGLAALEEECRAATKQQEGLIRSDMDQIINSKNFLAGKLKATVSQPAVKFCMENVQPYLSSILEELMGPISSGFSEIRFLFETEVNKMSKDYQESSSIDNLNKGLGELADLPFTSLKMQPCYRKVDVLCEQLQELRNRFKFSNTDRLVQITQNYMQQIMDNVVHTFEQLLSNSLRGGPSQICSAIEKVKQRVLKQYDYDSSTLRKKLFQEALVEVTMPTMQKSLSPSCKPELQRFEQYIFADYTNFIQVENVYEEMILQTLLSEVDKVVKDAANMKKHNLFVDSIDFPCESQSSLTDSRTPPGSIPASPTKHMVPPIEDANPQAQGNGVPESQDQPSKPEPALPKSPESIVPAKNDQQEPSAVGIDPGITINAESLTVKMASLDIANEVKEEKTQENAVHKEIQAPDNLKEIRDLITVVRPEDPGDRELDSHVELLEQEESISKEQLRNLESDRPENNEAGEESGTASEK; via the exons GACGAGCCGAAGCAGAGTTGAAGAACTTCAGCCCCCACTACAGGCGTCAGTACGCAGTGGCATTCTTCAGGCAGTTATATGATGAGATGGAGCAGCAAAGGACAGTCCAGACACAGCTCCTGAAACACAGG CAGCACACAGAACCAGGGAAGGTTCTGTATGAAGAGGTGGTGACCCACTACTCTGCTGAACTGAAGAAATGGAAGGAGCGCTACATGCTGGTGCGAGCTGATTACAGCCTGGAGAGCCACGAAAACTATGAT ACCTTTCTGAATGGAGCAAGCCCGAAGGTCAGGCTGCTTCCAGCAGGAGGCGCTGTGCTGACGTCTGAGGATCAATACACTGCACTGGCAGATAGGTTCTTCCCCGACCCGAGTG GTGTGAGCGAGGAGAGCGCTCCTCCCATGGTCTCCATGCCTGATCAGTTCCCTGTGTACCTGTGGCAGCCCTACCAGAAACACAACTACTTCTGCTTCCACAACGCAGATTCTCAGAAGAGCTTTGCAGCCGCGCTCAGAGACTGCATCAGACACCAAAACCACG ACTACCAGAAGAAGACAAAGTGTGAGGTTCGGGCCTTCCTAGAGGCTGTGCAGTTCTACAGGCAGGAGAAAGGCCACTATGGGTCCTGGGAAATGTTGATTGGCAAGGATGTCCAG GTTCTGAGTAACCTGGTGATGGAGGAGCTCTTGCCCTCTCTTCAGACAGAGCTGCTGCCCAAGATGAAGGGAAAGAAGAATGACCGGAAGAGAGCCTGGTTTGCT ATTGTAGAAGACGCCTACAACGTGGTCAAGTCACAGGTTTCCACTGGGTTAGCAGCTCTAGAAGAAGAGTGCAGAGCAGCAACTAAGCAGCAGGAGGGACTCATTCGATCCGACATGGATCAGATCATCAACTCCAAGAACTTCCTCGCAGGAAAGCTGAAAG CCACAGTTTCACAGCCAGCAGTGAAGTTCTGCATGGAGAATGTCCAGCCCTACCTGTCTTCTATACTGGAGGAGCTTATGGGACCCATCAGTTCTGGGTTCAGTGAGATCCGCTTCCTCTTTGAAACAGAAGTTAATAAAATGAGCAAGGACTACCAAGAGAGCAGCAGCATCGACAATCTGAATAAG GGCCTGGGCGAGCTGGCGGACCTGCCCTTTACCTCCCTGAAGATGCAGCCCTGCTACAGGAAGGTGGATGTCCTCTGTGAGCAGCTACAGGAGCTGAGGAACCGCTTCAAATTCTCCAACACTGACCGCCTTGTACAGATCACACAGAATTACATGCAGCAG attaTGGACAATGTAGTGCACACTTTTGAGCAACTACTGTCCAATTCTCTGCGAGGGGGCCCATCCCAAATCTGTTCAGCCATTGAGaaggtcaagcagagagtgctaAAG CAATACGACTATGACAGCAGCACGCTTAGGAAGAAGCTCTTCCAGGAGGCTCTAGTGGAAGTTACCATGCCGACAATGCAGAAAAGCCTGTCTCCAAGCTGTAAACCA GAGCTCCAGAGGTTTGAACAGTACATCTTTGCTGATTACACAAACTTTATACAAGTGGAAAATGTCTATGAAGAAATGATACTTCAGACTCTACTGAGTGAGGTTGACAAAG TGGTGAAAGATGCTGCAAACATGAAGAAGCACAACTTGTTTGTGGATAGCATTGATTTCCCTTGTGAAAGCCAATCCAGCCTGACAGATAGCAGGACTCCGCCAGGATCGATTCCAGCAAGCCCGACGAAGCACATGGTTCCCCCCATTGAAGATGCTAATCCTCAGGCTCAAGGAAATGGGGTCCCAGAGAGCCAAGACCAGCCTTCAAAACCGGAACCAGCTTTACCCAAGTCTCCAGAGAGTATAGTGCCAGCCAAGAATGACCAGCAGGAACCTAGTGCAGTTGGCATTGACCCTGGCATAACAATTAACGCAGAGTCTCTAACAGTCAAGATGGCATCACTCGACATTGCTAATGAAGTAAAAGAggagaaaacacaggaaaatgcaGTCCACAAGGAGATTCAAGCTCCAGACAATCTAAAGGAAATCAGAGACCTGATAACCGTAGTGAGACCAGAAGATCCAGGTGACAGGGAACTTGATTCACACGTCGAACTCTTGGAACAGGAAGAAAGTATTTCGAAGGAGCAGCTTAGGAACTTGGAGAGTGACAGGCCCGAGAACAATGAGGCAGGAGAGGAAAGTGGCACGGCTTCAGAGAAATGA
- the LOC117417259 gene encoding protein Niban 1-like isoform X2 has product MGGSSSSLLDANKCNYIRGRAEAELKNFSPHYRRQYAVAFFRQLYDEMEQQRTVQTQLLKHRHTEPGKVLYEEVVTHYSAELKKWKERYMLVRADYSLESHENYDTFLNGASPKVRLLPAGGAVLTSEDQYTALADRFFPDPSGVSEESAPPMVSMPDQFPVYLWQPYQKHNYFCFHNADSQKSFAAALRDCIRHQNHDYQKKTKCEVRAFLEAVQFYRQEKGHYGSWEMLIGKDVQVLSNLVMEELLPSLQTELLPKMKGKKNDRKRAWFAIVEDAYNVVKSQVSTGLAALEEECRAATKQQEGLIRSDMDQIINSKNFLAGKLKATVSQPAVKFCMENVQPYLSSILEELMGPISSGFSEIRFLFETEVNKMSKDYQESSSIDNLNKGLGELADLPFTSLKMQPCYRKVDVLCEQLQELRNRFKFSNTDRLVQITQNYMQQIMDNVVHTFEQLLSNSLRGGPSQICSAIEKVKQRVLKQYDYDSSTLRKKLFQEALVEVTMPTMQKSLSPSCKPELQRFEQYIFADYTNFIQVENVYEEMILQTLLSEVDKVVKDAANMKKHNLFVDSIDFPCESQSSLTDSRTPPGSIPASPTKHMVPPIEDANPQAQGNGVPESQDQPSKPEPALPKSPESIVPAKNDQQEPSAVGIDPGITINAESLTVKMASLDIANEVKEEKTQENAVHKEIQAPDNLKEIRDLITVVRPEDPGDRELDSHVELLEQEESISKEQLRNLESDRPENNEAGEESGTASEK; this is encoded by the exons GACGAGCCGAAGCAGAGTTGAAGAACTTCAGCCCCCACTACAGGCGTCAGTACGCAGTGGCATTCTTCAGGCAGTTATATGATGAGATGGAGCAGCAAAGGACAGTCCAGACACAGCTCCTGAAACACAGG CACACAGAACCAGGGAAGGTTCTGTATGAAGAGGTGGTGACCCACTACTCTGCTGAACTGAAGAAATGGAAGGAGCGCTACATGCTGGTGCGAGCTGATTACAGCCTGGAGAGCCACGAAAACTATGAT ACCTTTCTGAATGGAGCAAGCCCGAAGGTCAGGCTGCTTCCAGCAGGAGGCGCTGTGCTGACGTCTGAGGATCAATACACTGCACTGGCAGATAGGTTCTTCCCCGACCCGAGTG GTGTGAGCGAGGAGAGCGCTCCTCCCATGGTCTCCATGCCTGATCAGTTCCCTGTGTACCTGTGGCAGCCCTACCAGAAACACAACTACTTCTGCTTCCACAACGCAGATTCTCAGAAGAGCTTTGCAGCCGCGCTCAGAGACTGCATCAGACACCAAAACCACG ACTACCAGAAGAAGACAAAGTGTGAGGTTCGGGCCTTCCTAGAGGCTGTGCAGTTCTACAGGCAGGAGAAAGGCCACTATGGGTCCTGGGAAATGTTGATTGGCAAGGATGTCCAG GTTCTGAGTAACCTGGTGATGGAGGAGCTCTTGCCCTCTCTTCAGACAGAGCTGCTGCCCAAGATGAAGGGAAAGAAGAATGACCGGAAGAGAGCCTGGTTTGCT ATTGTAGAAGACGCCTACAACGTGGTCAAGTCACAGGTTTCCACTGGGTTAGCAGCTCTAGAAGAAGAGTGCAGAGCAGCAACTAAGCAGCAGGAGGGACTCATTCGATCCGACATGGATCAGATCATCAACTCCAAGAACTTCCTCGCAGGAAAGCTGAAAG CCACAGTTTCACAGCCAGCAGTGAAGTTCTGCATGGAGAATGTCCAGCCCTACCTGTCTTCTATACTGGAGGAGCTTATGGGACCCATCAGTTCTGGGTTCAGTGAGATCCGCTTCCTCTTTGAAACAGAAGTTAATAAAATGAGCAAGGACTACCAAGAGAGCAGCAGCATCGACAATCTGAATAAG GGCCTGGGCGAGCTGGCGGACCTGCCCTTTACCTCCCTGAAGATGCAGCCCTGCTACAGGAAGGTGGATGTCCTCTGTGAGCAGCTACAGGAGCTGAGGAACCGCTTCAAATTCTCCAACACTGACCGCCTTGTACAGATCACACAGAATTACATGCAGCAG attaTGGACAATGTAGTGCACACTTTTGAGCAACTACTGTCCAATTCTCTGCGAGGGGGCCCATCCCAAATCTGTTCAGCCATTGAGaaggtcaagcagagagtgctaAAG CAATACGACTATGACAGCAGCACGCTTAGGAAGAAGCTCTTCCAGGAGGCTCTAGTGGAAGTTACCATGCCGACAATGCAGAAAAGCCTGTCTCCAAGCTGTAAACCA GAGCTCCAGAGGTTTGAACAGTACATCTTTGCTGATTACACAAACTTTATACAAGTGGAAAATGTCTATGAAGAAATGATACTTCAGACTCTACTGAGTGAGGTTGACAAAG TGGTGAAAGATGCTGCAAACATGAAGAAGCACAACTTGTTTGTGGATAGCATTGATTTCCCTTGTGAAAGCCAATCCAGCCTGACAGATAGCAGGACTCCGCCAGGATCGATTCCAGCAAGCCCGACGAAGCACATGGTTCCCCCCATTGAAGATGCTAATCCTCAGGCTCAAGGAAATGGGGTCCCAGAGAGCCAAGACCAGCCTTCAAAACCGGAACCAGCTTTACCCAAGTCTCCAGAGAGTATAGTGCCAGCCAAGAATGACCAGCAGGAACCTAGTGCAGTTGGCATTGACCCTGGCATAACAATTAACGCAGAGTCTCTAACAGTCAAGATGGCATCACTCGACATTGCTAATGAAGTAAAAGAggagaaaacacaggaaaatgcaGTCCACAAGGAGATTCAAGCTCCAGACAATCTAAAGGAAATCAGAGACCTGATAACCGTAGTGAGACCAGAAGATCCAGGTGACAGGGAACTTGATTCACACGTCGAACTCTTGGAACAGGAAGAAAGTATTTCGAAGGAGCAGCTTAGGAACTTGGAGAGTGACAGGCCCGAGAACAATGAGGCAGGAGAGGAAAGTGGCACGGCTTCAGAGAAATGA
- the LOC117417455 gene encoding kinesin-associated protein 3-like isoform X1 has product MQAEDARYLKRKVKGGNIDVHPTEKALVVHYEVEATILGEMGDTMLGERKECQKVIRLKSLNANTDIASLSRKVVEECKLIHPSKLAEVEQLLFYLQNRRDTPTGKEKKEKKLSKPKDPPPFEGMEIDEVANINDMDDYIELLYEEIPDKVRGSALILQLARNPDNLEELLQNETALGALARVLREDWKQSVELATNIIYVFFCFSSFSQFQGLITHYKIGALCMNIIDHELKRHDLWQEELLKKKKAVEDDPENQTLKKDYEKTYKKYQGLVVKQEQLLRVALYLLLNLAEDTRTELKMRNKNIVHMLVKTLNRDNFELLILVVSFLKKLSIFMENKNDMAEMDIIEKLAKLVPCEHEDLLNITLRLLLNLSFDTGLRNKMVQVGLLPKLTALIENENHKQISMCILYHISIDDRFKSMFAYTDCIPQLMKMLFECSEERMDLELISFCINLAANKRNAQLISEGNGLKMLMKRALKFKDPLLMKMIRNISQHDGPTKNVFIDYVGDLAAQIGPDEEEEFVIECLGTLANLTIPDLDWELVLKEYNLVPYLKDRLKPGSAEDDLMLEVVIMLGTVSMDDSCAAMLAKSGIIPALIELLNAQQEDDEFVCQIVYVFYQMVFHQATRDVIIKDTQAPAYLIDLMHDKNAEIRKVCDNTLDIIAEYDEEWAKKIQSEKFRWHNSQWLEMVENRQMDEGEPYMYGDDGIEPYIHEGDILERPDLFYSADGMIPSDGAISPDFFNDFHVQNGDMVGHQLFTGSMGVDGNVQPAGVPGRPTTAYGYRPDEPFYYGYGSR; this is encoded by the exons ATGCAGGCAGAAGATGCGCGGTATCTAAAAAG GAAAGTGAAGGGAGGGAACATCGATGTCCACCCAACTGAAAAGGCCCTTGTTGTTCATTATGAGGTGGAAGCAACTATTCTTGGGGAGATGGGTGACACCATGCTGGGGGAAAGAAAGGAGTGTCAGAAAGT CATTCGCCTCAAGAGCTTGAATGCCAACACTGACATTGCATCCCTTTCACGGAAGGTAGTGGAGGAGTGTAAGCTAATCCACCCATCTAAACTGGCTGAGGTGGAGCAGCTGCTGTTCTACCTGCAAAACCGAAGGGACACTCCCACTGGGAAAG AAAAGAAAGAGAAGAAGCTGAGCAAACCAAAGGACCCACCTCCCTTCGAGGGGATGGAG ATTGATGAGGTGGCCAACATTAATGACATGGACGATTACATTGAGTTGCTCTATGAAGAAATTCCTGATAAAGTCAGAGGCTCTGCGCTAATCCTACAACTGGCTCGCAACCCTGACAACCTGGAAGAACTGCTGCAAAATG AGACTGCACTAGGGGCTCTGGCAAGAGTCCTAAGGGAAGACTGGAAGCAGAGTGTGGAGCTTGCTACCAACATCATCTATGTATTCTTTTGCTTCTCTAG cttttCACAATTCCAAGGGCTGATCACTCACTATAAAATTGGTGCTCTATGTATGAACATCATTGACCATGAGCTGAAGAGACACGACTTGTGGCAGGAAGAGCTGCTTAAAAAGAAGAAAGCTG TCGAAGATGATCCTGAAAACCAGACCTTGAAAAAAGACTATGAAAAAACATACAAGAAGTACCAAGGACTTGTGGTCAAACAGGAACAGTTATTAAGAG TTGCCCTCTACTTGCTGTTGAACTTGGCTGAAGACACACGCACAGAGCTGAAGATGAGAAACAAGAATATTGTCCATATGCTGGTAAAAACCTTGAACAGAGACAACTTTGAACTCCTCATCCTTGTGGTGTCCTTCCTTAAGAAACTCAGCATTTTTATGGAAAACAAGAATGATATG GCAGAAATGGATATTATTGAGAAACTGGCCAAACTGGTACCATGTGAACACGAGGATCTGCTGAACATCACCCTGCGTCTCCTTCTCAATCTCTCCTTTGACACTGGGCTTCGCAACAAGATGGTCCAAGTGGGGCTGCTACCAAAACTCACTGCACTCATAG AAAATGAAAACCACAAGCAGATATCGATGTGTATTCTCTATCACATCAGTATTGATGATAGATTTAAATCCATGTTTGCATACACAGACTGCATTCCACAG TTGATGAAGATGTTATTTGAATGTTCAGAGGAACGAATGGACCTGGAACTCATTTCATTTTGCATTAACCTGGCTGCTAACAAAAGGAATGCACAATTAATCAGTGAAG GTAACGGGTTGAAGATGCTAATGAAACGAGCATTGAAGTTTAAGGATCCACTTTTGATGAAAATGATTAGAAATATTTCTCAGCACGATGGCCCTACTAAAAACGTTTTtatt GACTATGTAGGAGATCTGGCAGCCCAGATTGGTCCCGATGAGGAGGAGGAATTTGTGATTGAGTGTTTGGGGACGCTTGCCAACCTGACAATCCCAGACCTGGACTGGGAACTTGTACTGAAGGAGTACAACCTGGTTCCCTACCTGAAGGACAGACTCAAACCAG GTTCTGCAGAGGATGACCTGATGTTGGAGGTGGTGATAATGCTGGGGACAGTGTCGATGGATGACTCCTGTGCTGCCATGTTAGCCAAGTCTGGAATTATTCCAGCACTCATTGAACTACTGAATG ccCAGCAGGAGGATGATGAATTTGTTTGCCAGATTGTCTACGTTTTTTACCAGATGGTTTTTCATCAAGCTACCAGAGATGTCATCATCAAAGATACCC AAGCTCCAGCCTATCTCATTGACTTGATGCATGACAAGAATGCAGAGATCAGAAAAGTCTGTGATAACACACTAGACATCATTGCG GAATATGATGAGGAGTGGGCAAAGAAGATCCAGAGTGAGAAGTTCCGCTGGCACAACTCCCAGTGGCTGGAGATGGTAGAGAACCGGCAAATGGATGAGGGTGAGCCCTACATGTATGGAGATGATGGCATCGAGCCATATATCCACGAGGGAGACATACTGGAGAGACCTGACCTCTTCTACAGTGCAG ATGGAATGATTCCTTCTGATGGAGCAATAAGCCCTGATTTCTTTAATGACTTCCACGTACAGAATGGAGACATGGTTGGACATCAACTCTTCACTGGCAG CATGGGGGTGGATGGAAATGTTCAGCCAGCTGGTGTTCCTGGGCGCCCAACCACAGCCTACGGCTATCGCCCTGATGAACCATTCTACTATGGATACGGGAGCAGATAA